TTTAATGGTTTATTATCATTTTTTAATTCCAAATTAACAATTGAATTAAAACTTGACGATGTTGGTTCTAATGTTACTTTTTCTAATACTGCTTTTGATGTACTATCAATAAAAGCTTGAATTAAAATTAATACTTTTGAAACACTTTGAATAGTAAATTTCTTTTGGTAATCTCCAACTCCATAAGTAGTACCATCATTAGTGATTACACATGCTCCAAACAAATCAGGGTTAACTTTTGCTAACTCAGGAATGTAGTCAGCTGTTTTTCCTTTTTTTGTATAAGGAAGGCATTCATTATAAATTGACTCTAATAATTCTTGCATCTCTATCCTATCTCCTCTATTTATATTTGTTACATTCAATATACCTTACTTATTATAATAAAGCAATCCATTAAAAATAAATGTTTTAATTTTTTTATTACAAAAAAACATTTTTTTATTATTTTATTGTTTTTTATATAATTATTAATACAAAAAAACAACTTTTTAAGTATAGTTGTGCAAATGTACCAATAAAACTATTTTTAGGTGTTTTTAATAGAAATATTAAATAAATTATAAATGCACTTTATAGACAATACAATGATAAATAAAAAAGCTCTTAATTATTCATTAAAAGCTAAATATTTTTTTAAACTAAATACATTAATATTGCATAATAATGGGCAAAGCCACCAGCTACTACAAATAAATGCCATATAAAGTGATGATATTTAAACTTGCCAACAGCATACAAAATGGCACCAATTGTATAGGCTAAACCACCAACAATTAACCATAACATAAAATCATTAGACATTACATTTATCATTTGTGGTATTAAAAAAATTGCTGCCCAACCCATCAAAATAAAAATAATAGTCGATAAAATTTTAAATTTATCAGAAAAGAATACTTTAAAAAATATTCCTGCAATAGTTACAATTGATAAAGCAGCAAAAATCCAATAAGATAATTCTGTCTTTATCCCAACAAAAACAATAGGACAATAAGTTGCTAAAATAAGTAAAAAGATAAATGAATGATCTAATCTTTTAAAGACATCTCTTGTTGTATAGTGTCTAATTCCATGATATAAACAAGACATTAAAAACATCAACATCAAAGTATATCCATAGATAGCAAATGTTATTACAGCAGTTATACTACCACTAATACTAGCACGATATATTAAATATACATTAGCAATCGCAATTATTAATGCAGCTACACCATGAGATATACTATTTGCTATATCCTCACTAATTGTATATGGAAATAATTTACTTTTTTCAATTCTTTTCATTCTACCACCTCTGTTTACTATAATAAACTACCAAACATAAAAAGTCAATATAGTTTCTTAAAAGAAACTATTTAATTTTATCTATTTCAGGCATATCTTGATTGAATGTTTCAACTCTAATTGTTTCTATATAAATTGGTTTATCTGGAACATTTGTACCATTTGCTTCTTTTGTTTTTGTATTATCAAACTTAGTTAATAAATCTTCACCATCAATTATTTTTCCAAATACAGCATAGCCAGTTCTAAATATATTAGTATTATTTTTAAAGTTAATATAAAATTGACTTCCTCCACTATCATTTTCTTGAGAACGAGCCATTGCGATTGTTCCTTTTTCATTCATTAAATCATTACAATGATT
The genomic region above belongs to Bacilli bacterium PM5-9 and contains:
- a CDS encoding hemolysin III (product_source=KO:K11068; cath_funfam=1.20.5.700; cog=COG1272; ko=KO:K11068; pfam=PF03006; tigrfam=TIGR01065; transmembrane_helix_parts=Inside_1_20,TMhelix_21_43,Outside_44_47,TMhelix_48_70,Inside_71_89,TMhelix_90_107,Outside_108_110,TMhelix_111_133,Inside_134_139,TMhelix_140_162,Outside_163_166,TMhelix_167_187,Inside_188_193,TMhelix_194_216,Outside_217_217) — encoded protein: MKRIEKSKLFPYTISEDIANSISHGVAALIIAIANVYLIYRASISGSITAVITFAIYGYTLMLMFLMSCLYHGIRHYTTRDVFKRLDHSFIFLLILATYCPIVFVGIKTELSYWIFAALSIVTIAGIFFKVFFSDKFKILSTIIFILMGWAAIFLIPQMINVMSNDFMLWLIVGGLAYTIGAILYAVGKFKYHHFIWHLFVVAGGFAHYYAILMYLV